The following are encoded in a window of Centroberyx gerrardi isolate f3 chromosome 1, fCenGer3.hap1.cur.20231027, whole genome shotgun sequence genomic DNA:
- the LOC139915780 gene encoding F-box/LRR-repeat protein 3-like — protein sequence MKRGLQGSEEEDGGGTSSGPQEGLKRSHKQRKEEEWQEEGVRWECLPQEILLHIFQYLPLLDRAYASQVCRGWNHAFHMPELWRCFEFELNQPASSYLKATHPDLIKQIIKRHSNHLQYVSFKVDSSTESAEAACDILSQLVNCSLKTLGLISTARPSFMELPKSHFISALTVVFVNSKSLSSLKIDDTPVDDPSLKVLVANNSDTLKLLKMSSCPHVSPAGILCVADQCHGLRELALNYHLLSDELLISLSSEKHVHLEHLRIDVVSENPGQHFHTIKKSSWDAMVRHSPKFNLVMYFFLYEDEFSPFFRDEIPVTHLYFGRSVSKDVLGRVGLNCPRLVELVVCANGLRPLDEELIRIAQRCTQLSAIGLGECEVSCSAFVEFVKMCGDRLTQLSIMEEVLVPDHRYGLDDIHWEVSKHLGRVWFPDMMPTW from the exons ATGAAAAGAGGTCTTCAAGGGAGCGAGGAGGAAGACGGAGGTGGCACCAGCAGTGGGCCTCAGGAGGGTCTTAAACGCTCCCACaagcagaggaaggaggaggagtggcaGGAGGAAGGAGTCCGCTGGGAGTGTCTACCGCAGGAGATCCTGCTTCACATCTTTCAGTACTTGCCTCTGCTGGATAGGGCCTATGCCTCTCAG GTGTGCCGTGGCTGGAACCATGCTTTTCACATGCCAGAGCTGTGGCGCTGCTTTGAGTTTGAGTtgaaccagccagccagctcgTACCTGAAGGCCACACACCCAGACCTCATCAAACAGATCATCAAGAGGCACTCCAACCACCTGCAATATGTCAGCTTCAAG GTGGACAGCAGCACAGAGTCTGCTGAGGCAGCATGTGACATCCTCTCCCAGCTGGTGAATTGTTCTTTGAAGACTTTGGGGCTCATCTCCACGGCCCGGCCCAGCTTCATGGAGCTGCCCAAG TCTCACTTCATCTCAGCGCTGACGGTGGTTTTCGTTAACTCCAAGTCCCTATCCTCCCTGAAGATCGATGACACGCCCGTGGATGACCCCTCCCTCAAAGTCCTGGTGGCCAACAACAGTGACACACTCAAACTGCTAAAAATGAGCAGCTGTCCTCACGTTTCACCCGCAG GTATCCTGTGTGTGGCAGATCAGTGCCACGGCCTGAGAGAACTAGCTCTGAACTATCATCTGCTGAGTGATGAGCtactcatctccctctcctcggAGAAGCATGTTCACCTAGAGCACCTTCGCATTGATGTGGTGAGTGAGAATCCTGGCCAGCATTTCCACACCATCAAGAAGAGCAGCTGGGACGCCATGGTGCGCCACTCGCCTAAGTTCAACCTGGTCATGTACTTCTTCCTGTACGAGGATGAGTTCAGCCCTTTCTTCCGTGATGAAATCCCCGTCACGCACCTGTACTTCGGCCGCTCCGTCAGTAAAGACGTTCTGGGCCGCGTCGGGCTCAACTGCCCCCGTCTGGTGGAGCTGGTGGTGTGCGCCAACGGGCTGCGGCCGCTGGATGAAGAGCTGATCCGCATCGCCCAGCGCTGCACCCAGCTGTCGGCCATCGGGCTGGGAGAGTGCGAGGTGTCCTGCAGCGCCTTTGTGGAGTTTGTCAAGATGTGTGGTGACAGGCTGACACAGCTATCCATCATGGAGGAGGTACTGGTTCCAGATCACCGCTATGGGCTGGATGACATCCACTGGGAGGTGTCCAAGCATTTGGGCCGGGTGTGGTTCCCAGACATGATGCCCACCTGGTAG